The Saccharopolyspora gloriosae genome window below encodes:
- a CDS encoding SDR family oxidoreductase: MADQNSAPPPQQQTPPGSSETMVPAPRDEMTDYRGRGLLDGKRALITGGDSGIGRAVSVAFAKEGADVAIAYHADLEDSDAERTAELVRAQRRRCELHKTDLGEETACQRLVDGVADELGGLDVLVNHAGTQAPVDDFTDTTTEQFDRTFKVNVYAPFWLTRAALAHLPEGSAIVNTGSVNGLRGNKTLIDYAASKGAVHVLTMSLAQSLAQRGIRVNCVAPGPVWTPLIPATLPESSVEGFGEHVPMGRMAHPDEIAPSYVFFAADRLSSYYTGEVLAPVGGETHPG; encoded by the coding sequence ATGGCCGACCAGAACTCCGCTCCCCCGCCGCAGCAGCAGACCCCGCCCGGATCGAGCGAGACGATGGTGCCCGCTCCGCGCGACGAGATGACCGACTACCGGGGGCGCGGGCTGCTCGACGGCAAGCGCGCGCTGATCACCGGCGGCGACTCCGGGATCGGGCGCGCGGTGTCGGTGGCGTTCGCCAAGGAAGGCGCCGACGTCGCCATCGCCTACCACGCGGATCTGGAGGACTCCGACGCCGAGCGCACCGCGGAACTCGTCCGCGCCCAGCGGCGGCGGTGCGAGCTGCACAAGACCGACCTCGGCGAGGAAACCGCCTGCCAACGGCTCGTCGACGGGGTCGCCGACGAGCTCGGCGGCCTCGACGTGCTGGTCAACCACGCCGGAACCCAGGCACCGGTGGACGACTTCACCGACACCACCACCGAGCAGTTCGACCGCACCTTCAAGGTGAACGTCTACGCCCCGTTCTGGCTCACCCGCGCCGCGCTCGCGCACCTGCCGGAGGGGTCGGCGATCGTCAACACGGGTTCGGTCAACGGCCTGCGCGGCAACAAGACGCTCATCGACTACGCCGCCAGCAAGGGCGCCGTGCACGTGCTCACGATGTCGCTGGCGCAATCCTTGGCGCAGCGGGGAATCCGGGTCAACTGCGTCGCGCCCGGTCCGGTGTGGACACCGCTGATCCCGGCCACCCTGCCGGAGAGCTCCGTGGAGGGCTTCGGCGAGCACGTGCCGATGGGGCGGATGGCGCATCCCGACGAGATCGCGCCCTCGTACGTGTTCTTCGCCGCCGACCGGCTCTCCAGCTACTACACCGGCGAGGTGCTGGCGCCCGTCGGCGGCGAGACCCATCCGGGGTGA
- a CDS encoding glycosyltransferase family 39 protein: MEISRPAWAPVSVIAAAVAAAHLVLAAVPRRWFDEDLMLTIGRHHLDWGAVDQPPLTPLLARVADAVAPGNQVVLAFPAVLATAAAIVLVALMARELGGDRRAQVLAASGQATCVAAAQFGHWLTPYTLEPALWAGLFWLLLRWIRLRDDRLLVVFGALAGITAQTRFQVLALGIVLLAAVGLAGPRELLRRPLLWAGVVLALLIAAPTLGWQAVHGWPQADMAQVVAGENELIYGGRLLVVLHGVAVTGPLTLGLAVCGLVALCREERWREHRFLAVVFVLLVAAVVLGSGRHYYLIPLWSPYVAIGAVALQHRREAGARRRAWPVVALSAVLAAGALAFTSVMASPRFADELVTATARAYADIPAEQRARTALVATPYVHATYLDAVPPELGLPPAASTNRAYGWFPPPPEHQDRMLFVGDPARLRPWFTEARPVAVVDAPTPLGTYGGLVPERTTIWQLTGRTAPWPALWQDLRDLPLTPH, encoded by the coding sequence GTGGAGATCTCACGGCCGGCGTGGGCGCCGGTGTCGGTCATCGCCGCCGCGGTCGCCGCCGCACACCTGGTGCTCGCCGCCGTCCCGCGCAGGTGGTTCGACGAGGACCTGATGCTCACGATCGGCCGCCACCACCTCGACTGGGGCGCGGTCGACCAGCCGCCGCTGACCCCGCTGCTGGCCCGGGTCGCCGACGCGGTGGCGCCGGGCAACCAGGTGGTGCTGGCATTCCCGGCGGTGCTGGCCACCGCCGCCGCGATCGTGCTGGTCGCGCTGATGGCCCGCGAACTCGGCGGTGACCGGCGGGCGCAGGTGCTCGCCGCGTCGGGGCAGGCGACGTGCGTGGCCGCGGCCCAGTTCGGGCACTGGCTGACGCCGTACACCTTGGAACCCGCGCTGTGGGCGGGGTTGTTCTGGTTGCTGCTGCGCTGGATCCGGCTCCGCGACGACCGGCTGCTGGTGGTGTTCGGCGCGCTCGCCGGGATCACCGCGCAGACCCGGTTCCAGGTGCTGGCGCTGGGGATCGTGCTGCTCGCCGCCGTCGGACTGGCAGGGCCCCGCGAGTTGCTGCGCCGTCCGCTGCTGTGGGCGGGCGTGGTGCTGGCACTGCTGATCGCGGCTCCGACGCTGGGATGGCAGGCGGTCCACGGCTGGCCGCAAGCGGACATGGCACAGGTGGTGGCGGGGGAGAACGAGCTCATCTACGGCGGCAGGCTCCTCGTGGTGCTGCACGGCGTCGCCGTCACCGGGCCGCTGACGCTCGGGCTCGCGGTGTGCGGACTCGTCGCGCTCTGCAGGGAGGAGCGGTGGCGCGAACACCGGTTCCTCGCGGTGGTGTTCGTGCTGCTGGTCGCCGCCGTCGTGCTCGGTTCGGGCCGCCACTACTACCTGATCCCGCTCTGGTCGCCGTACGTCGCGATCGGCGCCGTCGCGTTGCAGCACCGCAGGGAAGCGGGCGCGCGGCGGCGGGCGTGGCCGGTCGTCGCGCTCAGCGCGGTGCTCGCCGCGGGCGCGTTGGCGTTCACCTCGGTGATGGCCTCGCCGCGCTTCGCCGACGAACTGGTGACCGCGACCGCCCGCGCCTACGCGGACATCCCCGCCGAGCAGCGCGCCCGCACCGCGCTCGTGGCGACGCCCTACGTCCACGCGACCTACCTCGACGCGGTACCACCGGAACTCGGGCTGCCACCCGCCGCGAGCACCAACCGCGCCTACGGCTGGTTCCCGCCACCACCGGAGCACCAAGACCGGATGCTCTTCGTCGGCGACCCCGCGCGGCTGCGCCCGTGGTTCACCGAAGCCCGCCCGGTCGCGGTCGTCGACGCACCGACACCGCTGGGCACCTACGGCGGCCTCGTCCCCGAACGCACGACGATCTGGCAGCTCACCGGCCGCACCGCCCCGTGGCCCGCCCTCTGGCAAGACCTCCGCGACCTCCCCCTCACCCCGCACTGA
- a CDS encoding phospholipase D family protein: MDPHLSGTAPESGPAHWFLAAEERGNPATDLDRRHPAGTSWSAGNLAQPLIDGTECFRHLVAELDDVHAGDRIFLSAWMGVRGKPLDEAGHALGALLKRALDAGASVHALFWWPFLTLRRDLIPDNRRFVTALRRRGGAALLDQRVRPIGCHHQKFLVVRRPRRPETDVAFVGGIDPCPSRRDDEHHRGDPDVQSSIDDRYGTRPAWHDAHLLVRGPAVDDVEHCFRERWSDAAASRRGPISRTRRLLSPRPAPLPTPLPPPPPAGTCSVQLLRTYPAKRPRYPFAPQGERSVARGYVKALRHARRFVYVEDQFLWSPVVAEAFAAALRREPGLRLIAVVPRLPEKGGTVEIATNGVAHGKALDLLHAAGGDRVDVYDLENAEGLPIYLHSKVCVVDDRWAAVGSANLNRRSWAYDSELTAAVVDEEPGGHAFARDLRLRLWREHLGREPGRTSDLTDPVAGADVLRRAADRLDRWHRAAEPAPRPPGHLRGHARPGASPLTRAWAVPVERAVMDPDGRPARLRGRGRW; the protein is encoded by the coding sequence GTGGACCCGCACCTGAGCGGGACGGCGCCGGAGAGCGGACCAGCGCACTGGTTCCTGGCGGCGGAGGAACGCGGCAACCCGGCCACGGACCTCGACCGGCGGCACCCGGCGGGGACTTCCTGGTCGGCGGGCAACCTCGCGCAGCCGCTGATCGACGGAACCGAATGCTTCCGGCACCTCGTGGCCGAACTCGACGACGTCCACGCCGGGGACCGGATCTTCCTGTCCGCGTGGATGGGCGTGCGCGGCAAACCGCTCGACGAAGCGGGCCACGCCCTGGGGGCGCTGCTGAAGCGCGCCCTGGACGCCGGCGCCTCGGTGCACGCGCTGTTCTGGTGGCCGTTCCTGACGTTGCGCCGGGACCTGATCCCGGACAACCGGCGGTTCGTCACCGCACTGCGCCGCCGCGGGGGTGCGGCGCTGCTCGACCAGCGGGTGCGGCCGATCGGCTGCCACCACCAGAAGTTCCTGGTAGTCCGCCGGCCGCGGCGCCCGGAGACCGACGTCGCCTTCGTCGGCGGGATCGACCCGTGCCCGAGCCGCCGCGACGACGAGCACCACCGCGGCGATCCCGACGTGCAGTCCTCCATCGACGACCGCTACGGCACGCGCCCGGCCTGGCACGACGCGCACCTGCTGGTGCGCGGCCCGGCCGTCGACGACGTCGAGCACTGCTTCCGGGAGCGGTGGTCGGACGCGGCGGCCTCCCGGCGCGGGCCGATCTCCCGGACCCGCCGGTTGCTGAGCCCGCGGCCCGCGCCGCTGCCCACGCCGCTCCCGCCGCCGCCCCCGGCCGGGACGTGCTCGGTGCAGCTGCTGCGGACCTACCCGGCGAAGCGGCCGCGCTACCCGTTCGCCCCGCAGGGCGAGCGCAGCGTCGCGCGCGGCTACGTCAAGGCGCTGCGCCACGCCCGGCGGTTCGTCTACGTGGAGGACCAGTTCCTGTGGTCACCGGTGGTGGCCGAGGCCTTCGCGGCGGCGCTGCGCCGCGAACCCGGTCTGCGCCTGATCGCCGTGGTGCCGCGCCTGCCGGAGAAGGGCGGCACCGTGGAGATCGCCACGAACGGCGTGGCCCACGGCAAAGCCCTCGACCTGCTGCACGCGGCGGGCGGCGACCGGGTCGACGTGTACGACCTGGAGAACGCCGAAGGGCTGCCGATCTACCTGCACTCGAAGGTCTGCGTCGTCGACGACCGCTGGGCGGCGGTGGGCTCGGCGAACCTGAACCGGCGGTCGTGGGCCTACGACTCGGAACTCACCGCCGCGGTCGTCGACGAGGAGCCCGGAGGTCACGCCTTCGCCCGGGACCTGCGCCTGCGCCTGTGGCGCGAGCACCTCGGCCGCGAGCCCGGCCGCACCTCGGACCTGACCGACCCGGTGGCGGGAGCCGACGTGCTGCGCCGAGCCGCGGACCGGCTCGACCGCTGGCACCGGGCGGCCGAGCCGGCTCCGCGCCCACCGGGGCATCTGCGCGGCCACGCCCGGCCCGGCGCCTCCCCGCTGACCCGCGCCTGGGCGGTGCCGGTCGAACGAGCCGTGATGGACCCGGACGGCCGACCGGCCCGATTGCGCGGACGAGGCCGGTGGTGA
- a CDS encoding dihydrodipicolinate synthase family protein, with translation MATGSRVYVEGEVGLVFSGLSAFPLTPVSEDGVDEVAFGGLVGRLAAARVDSITALGSTGSYPYLERAERARVARLAVEHAGDVPVLVGIGALRTREVRALAEDAQRAGAAGVLLAPVSYQALTADEVFGLYEDVTGELSVPLVVYDNPGTTHFTFTDELHARIAALPNVASIKIPGVPPAPAEAESRVSRLRSLLPESVTIGVSGDPLAATGLNAGCEAWYSVVAGTLPEPALAITRAALAGDAATANAESERLRPLWELFTRHGSFRVVSAIAEQLGLVSHPNLPRPVRALPEADRADVTRVLHDLDLHR, from the coding sequence ATGGCAACGGGTTCGCGGGTGTACGTGGAGGGTGAGGTGGGGTTGGTGTTCAGCGGCCTCAGTGCTTTCCCGTTGACTCCGGTCAGCGAGGACGGGGTTGATGAGGTGGCGTTCGGCGGGCTCGTCGGGCGGCTCGCGGCGGCGCGGGTGGACTCGATCACCGCGCTCGGGTCCACCGGCTCCTACCCCTACCTGGAGCGGGCCGAACGCGCCCGCGTCGCGCGGCTCGCCGTGGAGCACGCCGGGGACGTTCCGGTGCTGGTCGGCATCGGAGCGCTGCGCACCCGCGAAGTTCGCGCCCTGGCCGAGGACGCCCAACGGGCCGGGGCCGCGGGCGTGCTGCTCGCGCCGGTGTCCTACCAGGCGCTGACCGCCGACGAGGTGTTCGGCCTCTACGAGGACGTCACCGGCGAGCTGTCGGTCCCGCTCGTGGTCTACGACAACCCCGGCACCACGCACTTCACGTTCACCGACGAGCTCCACGCCCGGATCGCCGCGCTGCCCAACGTCGCCTCCATCAAGATCCCCGGGGTGCCGCCGGCGCCCGCGGAAGCCGAATCCCGCGTGTCCCGCCTGCGTTCGCTGCTGCCCGAGTCGGTGACGATCGGGGTCAGCGGGGACCCGCTGGCCGCGACCGGGCTCAACGCCGGGTGCGAGGCCTGGTACTCCGTAGTGGCCGGAACCCTGCCCGAACCGGCCCTGGCGATCACCCGCGCGGCGCTGGCGGGCGACGCCGCCACCGCGAACGCGGAATCCGAACGGCTCCGCCCGCTGTGGGAGCTGTTCACCCGCCACGGCAGCTTCCGCGTCGTCTCCGCGATCGCGGAACAGCTCGGCCTCGTCTCCCACCCCAACCTCCCCCGCCCCGTACGAGCCCTCCCCGAAGCCGACCGCGCCGACGTGACCCGCGTCCTCCACGACCTCGACCTGCACCGCTGA
- a CDS encoding CocE/NonD family hydrolase: MRTVTNLPHAVRTDEHVWIPLSDGTRLAAKIWRPVSSDDAPCPAVLEFIPYRKRDLTALRDSIHHPYLAGHGYACLRVDLRGSGESEGVLTDEYLEQELQDGEEVLAWIADQPWCTGRTGMMGISWGGFNALQLAARKPESLSAIAAVCFTDDRYADDVHYMGGCLLSDNLSWASTMFAYNSCPPDPALVGDRWREMWHERLEGSGLWLREWLDHQRRDDFWRHGSVCEDYSSVRCPVLAVSGWADGYSNAVFRTLQNLDVPRKGLIGPWSHKYPHLGQPGPAVGFLQELVRWWDRWLKDVDNDVMDGPMLTTWMQDSVPPSTAYADRPGRWVGDPAWPSPLVEPARHPLRPHHVGLPGDEPEESELVVQSPLSVGQFAGKWCSYNAPPDLPYDQREEDGGSLVFDTEAFDERVEILGAPVADLDIEVSEPVAMLAVRLSDVRPDGSATRVTYGLLNLTHREGHDEPAELVPGRRYQVSVALNGVAQAFPAGHRIRVSLSTSYWPLAWPPPRPVRLTVHTGRSSVLLPWRPNRGDEPEVRPFDEPEGAPPVSSSQLEPGEERWTVSRDLVGYESALEVVKDLGVARLDDIDLELTRKAWERYSWTGDDFDSVRGENTWWMGFRRGDWEARTVTHTVLTSTPEEFQLHARLDAYENEQRVLSKNWRHSIPRDHV; the protein is encoded by the coding sequence ATGAGGACGGTGACGAACCTGCCGCACGCGGTTCGCACCGACGAGCACGTGTGGATCCCGCTGTCGGACGGAACCCGGCTGGCCGCGAAGATCTGGCGGCCGGTCTCCTCCGACGACGCCCCGTGCCCCGCCGTGCTGGAGTTCATCCCGTACCGCAAGCGCGACCTGACCGCGCTGCGCGACTCGATCCACCACCCGTACCTCGCCGGGCACGGCTACGCCTGCCTGCGGGTGGACCTGCGCGGCAGCGGCGAATCCGAGGGCGTGCTCACCGACGAATACCTGGAGCAGGAACTCCAGGACGGCGAGGAGGTGCTCGCCTGGATCGCCGATCAGCCCTGGTGCACCGGCCGGACCGGCATGATGGGCATCTCCTGGGGCGGTTTCAACGCGCTGCAGCTGGCCGCCCGCAAACCGGAGAGCCTGAGCGCCATCGCCGCGGTGTGCTTCACCGACGACCGCTACGCCGACGACGTGCACTACATGGGCGGCTGCCTGCTCAGCGACAACCTGTCCTGGGCGTCGACGATGTTCGCCTACAACTCCTGCCCGCCCGATCCGGCGCTGGTCGGCGACCGCTGGCGCGAGATGTGGCACGAGCGGCTGGAGGGCAGCGGGCTGTGGCTGCGGGAGTGGCTGGACCACCAGCGCCGCGACGACTTCTGGCGGCACGGCTCGGTGTGCGAGGACTACTCGTCGGTGCGGTGCCCGGTGCTCGCGGTCAGCGGCTGGGCCGACGGCTACTCCAACGCCGTGTTCCGGACGCTGCAGAACCTCGACGTCCCGCGCAAGGGCCTGATCGGCCCGTGGTCGCACAAGTACCCGCACCTGGGCCAGCCGGGCCCGGCCGTCGGGTTCCTGCAGGAACTGGTGCGCTGGTGGGACCGGTGGCTCAAGGACGTCGACAACGACGTGATGGACGGGCCGATGCTCACGACCTGGATGCAGGACAGCGTGCCGCCGTCCACGGCCTACGCCGACCGGCCCGGCCGGTGGGTGGGCGATCCCGCATGGCCGTCCCCACTGGTGGAACCGGCCCGGCACCCGCTGCGCCCGCACCACGTCGGACTGCCCGGCGACGAACCGGAGGAGAGCGAGCTGGTCGTGCAGTCCCCGCTGTCGGTGGGCCAGTTCGCCGGGAAGTGGTGCTCCTACAACGCTCCCCCGGACCTGCCCTACGACCAGCGAGAGGAGGACGGCGGCTCGCTGGTGTTCGACACCGAGGCCTTCGACGAGCGCGTCGAGATCCTGGGCGCGCCCGTGGCCGACCTCGACATCGAGGTGAGCGAACCGGTCGCGATGCTCGCCGTGCGCCTGTCCGACGTGCGCCCGGACGGATCCGCCACCCGCGTCACCTACGGGCTGCTCAACCTCACCCACCGCGAAGGGCACGACGAGCCCGCGGAACTCGTGCCGGGGCGGCGCTACCAGGTGTCGGTGGCGCTCAACGGGGTGGCGCAGGCGTTCCCGGCCGGCCACCGGATTCGGGTGTCGCTCTCGACGTCCTACTGGCCGCTGGCGTGGCCGCCGCCGCGCCCGGTGCGGCTCACCGTCCACACCGGACGCAGCTCGGTGCTGCTGCCGTGGCGGCCGAACCGGGGCGATGAACCGGAGGTGCGCCCCTTCGACGAACCGGAAGGCGCACCGCCGGTGTCGTCCAGCCAGCTCGAACCGGGCGAGGAGCGCTGGACGGTGTCCCGCGACCTCGTCGGCTACGAGTCGGCGCTCGAAGTGGTCAAAGACCTCGGCGTGGCCCGGCTCGACGACATCGACCTCGAACTCACCCGGAAAGCCTGGGAGCGCTACAGCTGGACGGGCGACGACTTCGACTCGGTGCGCGGCGAGAACACCTGGTGGATGGGATTCCGGCGCGGTGACTGGGAAGCGCGGACCGTGACCCACACCGTGCTCACCTCCACGCCCGAGGAGTTCCAGCTGCACGCCCGGCTCGACGCCTACGAGAACGAGCAGCGCGTGCTGTCGAAGAACTGGCGGCACTCGATCCCGCGCGACCACGTCTGA
- a CDS encoding ParA family protein yields MQVVAVMNYKGGVGKTTLTANLGAVAASRGMRVLLLDFDPQTNLTFSFFSIDDWHERIKNEHTIKKWFEGDPPGSKVSLADLVLTPEPVNTALGDSGGRLDLISSHLGLINIDLDLAAHLGGSTTLDGSQRKFLDLHGCLRRALQDDRFSEYDLVLIDCAPNFGIVTKTAIVASERILVPAKADYLSTLGLEYLAGSCNELKQHFNDFAKHKGGVGGHWPIDPTILGVVFTMVQIYSQKPTASQSEYIEEVKESSEITVLSSMIRNSARHFGGSGEGGVPSMLRRTTKDDDVVREFHQLADEVLGALGLVSEGAR; encoded by the coding sequence ATGCAGGTCGTGGCAGTGATGAACTACAAGGGCGGCGTGGGCAAGACGACCCTCACCGCGAATTTGGGAGCAGTGGCCGCGAGCCGGGGAATGCGAGTGCTGCTGCTGGATTTCGATCCGCAGACCAACCTGACCTTCTCGTTCTTCTCGATCGACGATTGGCACGAGCGAATCAAGAACGAACACACGATCAAGAAGTGGTTCGAAGGCGACCCGCCAGGGAGCAAGGTCTCGTTGGCCGATCTGGTGCTGACCCCCGAGCCCGTGAACACAGCGCTCGGTGACTCCGGAGGTCGGCTCGACCTGATTTCCTCGCACCTCGGCCTCATCAACATCGATCTTGATCTCGCCGCACACCTTGGGGGCTCCACGACTCTAGACGGCTCGCAGCGGAAGTTCTTGGACTTGCACGGGTGCCTGCGGCGCGCGCTGCAAGATGACCGTTTCAGCGAATACGACCTGGTTCTCATCGATTGCGCGCCGAACTTCGGCATCGTGACCAAGACGGCGATCGTGGCAAGTGAGCGGATCTTGGTCCCTGCCAAGGCCGACTACCTATCGACGTTGGGGCTGGAGTACCTCGCAGGAAGCTGCAACGAGTTGAAGCAGCACTTCAACGATTTCGCGAAGCACAAGGGTGGTGTCGGGGGGCACTGGCCGATCGATCCCACGATCCTCGGCGTGGTGTTCACCATGGTGCAGATCTACTCGCAGAAGCCGACTGCTTCACAGAGCGAGTACATCGAGGAGGTGAAGGAAAGTTCTGAGATCACCGTCCTGAGTAGCATGATCCGCAACAGCGCGCGTCACTTCGGTGGGTCGGGCGAAGGTGGTGTGCCCTCCATGCTGCGCCGCACAACGAAGGATGACGACGTTGTTCGCGAATTCCACCAGCTCGCCGACGAGGTGCTGGGAGCGCTCGGGTTGGTATCGGAGGGCGCGCGATGA
- a CDS encoding trans-sulfuration enzyme family protein: MSAPDKHDPATVADTTWAVHGGNAIDPATGALRTPLVLANSYLLPEDASEVSWSDPNRLVYARNGHVNQRALESKLAALDGGEQAAVFATGVAALHAVFFTHLRSGDHVVVSSVTYEAVWRLFAELLPERYGIEATFVDSTDLDAVRAAMRPATRLVHVETIANPTTAVTDIAAVAEIAHTGGALLSVDGTFTPPPLYRPLADGADLVVHSLTKFINGHGDATGGAVIGSHELVGKIRGDAGVDVGGMLAPFNAWLIMRGSVTLPLRLRQHLASAQRIAEALDADPRIAFVAYPGLPGHPQHELATRQFGGRGHGAVLAFALDGDTAVQNRFVNALRVITSAVSLGHDETLIVHVAAGARGGDEHYPEQFQRYGHLRLAVGLEDPEDLTADISNALSVAFP; the protein is encoded by the coding sequence ATGTCCGCTCCGGACAAGCACGACCCGGCCACGGTCGCCGACACGACCTGGGCCGTGCACGGCGGGAACGCCATCGACCCGGCCACCGGCGCGTTGCGCACCCCGCTGGTGCTGGCCAACTCCTACCTGCTGCCCGAAGACGCCTCCGAGGTGAGCTGGTCGGATCCGAACCGACTCGTGTACGCCCGCAACGGGCACGTCAACCAGCGCGCGCTGGAGTCCAAGCTGGCCGCGCTCGACGGCGGTGAGCAGGCGGCGGTGTTCGCCACCGGGGTCGCCGCGCTGCACGCGGTGTTCTTCACGCACCTGCGCAGCGGTGACCACGTCGTCGTGTCCTCGGTGACCTACGAAGCGGTGTGGCGGTTGTTCGCCGAACTGCTGCCGGAGCGCTACGGGATCGAAGCGACGTTCGTCGACAGCACCGACCTGGACGCGGTGCGCGCCGCCATGCGCCCGGCCACCCGGCTGGTGCACGTGGAGACCATCGCGAACCCGACCACCGCCGTCACCGACATCGCGGCCGTCGCGGAGATCGCGCACACCGGCGGGGCGCTGCTCAGCGTGGACGGCACGTTCACCCCACCGCCGCTGTACCGGCCACTGGCCGACGGCGCGGACCTGGTGGTCCACTCGCTGACGAAGTTCATCAACGGGCACGGCGACGCCACCGGCGGAGCGGTGATCGGCTCGCACGAGCTCGTCGGGAAGATCCGCGGAGACGCCGGCGTAGATGTCGGCGGGATGCTCGCACCGTTCAACGCCTGGCTCATCATGCGCGGATCGGTGACGCTGCCGCTGCGGCTGCGCCAGCACCTCGCCTCCGCGCAGCGCATCGCCGAAGCCCTCGACGCCGACCCGCGGATCGCGTTCGTCGCCTACCCCGGCCTGCCCGGTCACCCGCAGCACGAACTGGCCACGCGGCAGTTCGGCGGCCGTGGCCACGGCGCCGTGCTGGCGTTCGCGCTGGACGGGGACACCGCCGTGCAGAACCGGTTCGTCAACGCGTTGCGCGTGATCACCTCCGCGGTCTCGCTCGGCCACGACGAGACGCTGATCGTGCACGTCGCAGCCGGTGCTCGCGGCGGCGACGAGCACTACCCCGAGCAGTTCCAGCGCTACGGCCACCTGCGGCTCGCCGTCGGCTTGGAAGACCCGGAAGACCTGACAGCCGACATATCCAACGCCCTCTCCGTTGCCTTCCCCTGA
- a CDS encoding ATP-grasp domain-containing protein: MVAHVFVLGHDERNGETLRGLPALADCELHPLLDVDRLVHVDEIDLPALLEEADRELNAFDGRVDAIVGYWDFPVSSLVPILCERRGLPGADLRAVVLCEHKYWSRVVQAEVIDDVPRFGLVHVDEDTAAPDGVRYPLWVKPVKSFSSQMAYRVTDDEGFRAALAEIQEGIDKVGKPFEDVLARLDLPREIAEAGGRSCVAEEAVSGRQITVEGYDQGDGVHLYGVIDTVNYPGTSSFLRYQYPSSLPADVVERITADTRRVIEHIGLRHVPFNVEFFWDEDSGAVHLLEINARHSQSHAPMFEDVDGVPNHQVLVQLGLGRDPDFPHRQGEHAISGKWFYRTFEDGWVRRAPTDAEIAALEREHPGVRVHLMAEEGERLSELPDQDSYSYELAHLYIGAGSEQEFHDTYERCTRALPFEIERRGGDA, encoded by the coding sequence ATGGTCGCCCACGTCTTCGTCCTAGGACACGACGAGCGCAACGGGGAAACGCTGCGCGGCCTGCCCGCCCTCGCCGACTGCGAACTGCACCCGCTGCTCGACGTCGACCGGCTCGTGCACGTCGACGAGATCGACCTGCCCGCGCTGCTGGAGGAGGCCGACCGCGAGTTGAACGCCTTCGACGGTCGGGTGGACGCCATCGTCGGCTACTGGGACTTCCCGGTGAGCTCGCTGGTGCCGATCCTCTGCGAGCGCCGCGGACTCCCCGGCGCGGACCTGCGCGCCGTCGTGCTGTGCGAGCACAAGTACTGGAGCCGCGTCGTGCAGGCCGAAGTGATCGACGACGTGCCCCGCTTCGGGCTGGTCCACGTCGACGAGGACACCGCTGCCCCGGACGGCGTGCGCTACCCGCTGTGGGTCAAGCCGGTGAAGTCCTTCTCCTCGCAGATGGCCTACCGGGTGACCGACGACGAGGGATTCCGCGCCGCGCTGGCCGAGATCCAGGAGGGCATCGACAAGGTCGGCAAGCCCTTCGAGGACGTCCTCGCCCGGCTCGACCTGCCCCGGGAGATCGCGGAGGCAGGCGGGCGTTCCTGCGTCGCGGAAGAGGCGGTGAGCGGGCGGCAGATCACCGTCGAGGGCTACGACCAGGGCGACGGCGTGCACCTCTACGGCGTCATCGACACCGTGAACTACCCGGGCACCTCCAGCTTCCTGCGCTACCAGTACCCGTCGTCGCTTCCCGCGGACGTGGTGGAGCGGATCACCGCGGACACCCGGCGGGTCATCGAGCACATCGGCCTGCGCCACGTGCCGTTCAACGTGGAGTTCTTCTGGGACGAGGACTCCGGCGCCGTGCACCTGCTGGAGATCAACGCCCGGCACTCCCAGTCGCACGCGCCGATGTTCGAGGACGTCGACGGCGTCCCCAACCACCAGGTGCTGGTGCAGCTCGGGCTCGGCCGCGACCCGGACTTCCCGCACCGCCAGGGCGAGCACGCGATCTCGGGGAAGTGGTTCTACCGCACCTTCGAGGACGGCTGGGTGCGCCGCGCCCCGACCGACGCGGAGATCGCCGCGCTCGAACGGGAGCATCCGGGCGTCCGGGTGCACCTGATGGCCGAGGAGGGCGAGCGGCTCTCGGAGCTGCCCGACCAGGACAGCTACAGCTACGAGCTCGCCCACCTCTACATCGGCGCCGGCTCCGAGCAGGAGTTCCACGACACCTACGAGCGCTGCACCCGCGCTCTGCCCTTCGAGATCGAACGCCGAGGAGGTGACGCATGA